One window of the Candidatus Omnitrophota bacterium genome contains the following:
- the plsY gene encoding glycerol-3-phosphate 1-O-acyltransferase PlsY, with amino-acid sequence MMIVLGIIIAYLLGSIPTSYLMGKIFGLDVRKHGSGNVGATNVLRVLGKLPAAITLMVDIGKGVLAVTVLASVFYQKGAVSFDLFRALLGMAVIAGHNWTIFLNFKGGKGVATFIGVFAVLLPVELIAGLLVWIATVWITKYVSLGSIFLAVSVPLIAAFSGKGIDIVILAITACIIICYKHKDNIDRLILGTERKVGEKA; translated from the coding sequence ATGATGATAGTACTTGGCATAATAATCGCGTACTTACTCGGCTCTATACCGACGAGCTATTTGATGGGGAAGATTTTCGGGCTGGATGTACGCAAGCACGGCTCAGGAAACGTAGGCGCGACAAATGTATTGCGCGTATTAGGTAAATTGCCCGCAGCCATAACGCTTATGGTAGATATAGGGAAAGGTGTCTTGGCCGTCACGGTTCTGGCGTCAGTTTTTTATCAAAAAGGGGCCGTCAGTTTCGATCTTTTCAGAGCGCTTTTAGGCATGGCAGTGATCGCCGGCCATAACTGGACGATTTTTCTGAATTTTAAAGGGGGTAAAGGCGTCGCTACTTTTATCGGAGTCTTTGCGGTTCTTCTGCCTGTTGAATTGATAGCGGGTCTCCTAGTATGGATTGCAACAGTTTGGATCACAAAGTACGTATCACTCGGTTCAATTTTCCTGGCTGTATCCGTGCCGCTTATAGCAGCTTTCAGCGGCAAAGGGATAGATATCGTAATTTTAGCTATAACTGCTTGTATTATAATATGTTACAAGCATAAGGATAACATAGATCGCCTGATTCTTGGGACGGAACGCAAGGTAGGCGAGAAGGCATAA
- a CDS encoding homoserine dehydrogenase yields MRKVKIGLIGFGTVGAGVVKIFAKKSSFVSSKKEIPVELVKVADKDRRSRRSINIPKSQLTPNANDILNDPNIDIVVELIGGIHPAKEFILKALNNGKHVVTANKALLADSGRELFEAAAKNGVAIKFEGSVGGGIPVIKCLSDSFIANKIQAIYGIINGTSNYILSKMEEEGKSFREALRDAQELGIAERNPALDISGMDSAHKIAILSLLGFGRFIDVKDMYVEGIEDVELCDIQYAKELGYTIKLLAIAKNEAGGLDVRVHPTLLSSQHLLASVKGSQNAIYIKGDLIGESLLYGEGAGERATSSAVFSDIIDIAECVSKGSEITSAHISFNPGMKVMKRIGMVKSKYYIRFMAIDKPGVLAAIAGILADFKISIADVTQKDRNRRHAVPIVMMTHEAVEADLRKALSMINKFNFISGKPVAVRMEMS; encoded by the coding sequence ATGAGAAAGGTAAAGATAGGATTGATCGGATTCGGTACTGTAGGAGCCGGTGTCGTAAAGATCTTTGCGAAGAAAAGTTCGTTTGTAAGCTCTAAGAAAGAAATTCCTGTCGAGCTGGTCAAAGTGGCCGATAAAGACCGAAGATCGAGGCGTAGTATCAATATTCCTAAATCACAACTCACGCCCAATGCAAACGATATTTTAAACGACCCTAATATAGATATTGTTGTAGAGCTTATCGGGGGCATACATCCGGCTAAGGAGTTCATACTCAAGGCGCTTAATAACGGCAAGCATGTTGTAACTGCCAATAAAGCCCTTCTTGCCGATTCGGGAAGAGAGCTATTTGAAGCGGCCGCGAAAAACGGTGTCGCCATAAAATTCGAAGGATCGGTTGGCGGCGGCATACCAGTCATAAAATGCCTTAGTGACTCTTTCATAGCAAATAAGATACAGGCGATCTACGGCATAATAAACGGAACGTCAAATTACATACTCTCAAAAATGGAAGAAGAGGGCAAGTCCTTCAGAGAAGCTTTGCGCGATGCTCAAGAATTGGGCATCGCTGAGCGAAACCCTGCCCTGGATATAAGCGGTATGGATTCTGCGCATAAAATCGCCATCCTTTCGCTTTTAGGATTTGGAAGATTTATCGACGTTAAGGATATGTATGTGGAAGGCATAGAAGATGTGGAGCTCTGCGATATCCAATATGCTAAAGAGCTTGGATATACGATTAAACTTCTTGCCATTGCAAAGAACGAGGCCGGCGGGCTTGACGTCAGGGTCCATCCGACGCTTCTTTCGTCGCAACACCTTTTAGCCAGCGTGAAGGGCTCCCAGAACGCAATTTATATAAAAGGCGATCTGATAGGCGAAAGCCTTCTCTATGGTGAAGGGGCGGGCGAGAGGGCTACTTCCAGCGCCGTATTTTCCGACATAATTGATATTGCCGAGTGTGTGTCAAAAGGAAGCGAGATCACCTCCGCGCATATCTCTTTTAATCCGGGCATGAAAGTCATGAAGAGAATAGGCATGGTGAAAAGCAAATACTATATCAGGTTCATGGCCATAGATAAGCCGGGTGTCCTGGCAGCTATAGCCGGGATACTGGCAGATTTTAAGATAAGCATAGCCGACGTGACCCAGAAGGATAGGAATAGACGGCACGCCGTCCCCATCGTTATGATGACGCATGAGGCCGTTGAAGCCGACCTGAGGAAGGCCTTAAGCATGATAAATAAGTTCAATTTTATATCCGGAAAGCCCGTTGCGGTCAGAATGGAGATGAGCTGA
- a CDS encoding NAD(P)-dependent glycerol-3-phosphate dehydrogenase, with translation MKKIAVVGDGGWGTALSIVLSQKGLSVSLWGVFKDYIESVAKTRENTKFLNGVKIPDRVRMTASLEDAIDNADAIILAIPSKYLRSVLENLKKIAPKEALYISVTKGIEGDTLLRMSETIKELLGKDIKVVAVSGPSIAIEVARGLPTTIVAASGEIKLAERARDLLMSATLRVYTSEDVVGVELGGSLKNIIAIAAGISDSLGFGTNTKAAILTRGLAEIMRLGVAMGARQETFAGLSGLGDLITTCISPYSRNRWFGEMLGKGKRADDIIKETEMVVEGVTTAKSAYELSKKYNIDMPLTREVYEVIYKNKSPKDVVKDLMLRSAKPEVY, from the coding sequence ATGAAAAAGATTGCTGTAGTAGGAGATGGCGGTTGGGGTACGGCACTTTCGATAGTACTTTCCCAGAAAGGGCTGAGCGTATCGCTTTGGGGAGTTTTTAAGGACTATATAGAGTCCGTAGCAAAGACGAGAGAGAACACAAAATTCCTGAATGGCGTAAAGATTCCCGATCGGGTCCGTATGACCGCTTCACTTGAAGATGCGATAGATAATGCAGATGCCATTATTTTAGCTATACCATCCAAGTATCTCCGCAGCGTATTAGAAAATCTGAAGAAAATAGCCCCAAAAGAAGCGCTATATATATCGGTTACAAAGGGTATAGAAGGCGATACACTCTTGCGCATGTCCGAAACAATAAAAGAGCTTCTGGGCAAAGATATAAAAGTCGTTGCTGTGTCGGGTCCGAGTATAGCCATAGAAGTTGCCAGGGGCCTGCCCACCACAATCGTTGCGGCATCCGGCGAGATAAAGCTTGCCGAGAGAGCGCGGGATCTTCTTATGAGCGCCACCCTTAGGGTGTATACCTCGGAAGATGTTGTCGGCGTAGAGCTTGGCGGGTCTCTGAAGAATATAATCGCGATTGCGGCAGGCATATCGGATAGTTTGGGATTCGGCACCAATACGAAAGCGGCCATTTTGACAAGAGGTCTAGCCGAAATAATGAGGCTCGGCGTTGCAATGGGGGCGAGGCAGGAAACGTTCGCCGGACTTAGCGGATTAGGTGATCTTATTACGACATGTATAAGCCCGTACAGCAGAAACAGGTGGTTTGGAGAAATGCTCGGGAAAGGGAAAAGGGCGGATGATATAATAAAAGAGACTGAAATGGTGGTGGAGGGAGTTACCACCGCGAAATCGGCGTATGAACTTTCCAAAAAATATAATATCGATATGCCGCTTACACGGGAAGTGTACGAAGTAATTTATAAAAATAAATCACCGAAAGACGTAGTAAAAGATCTGATGCTTAGGAGTGCAAAACCGGAAGTGTATTAA